The DNA segment CGGGCAGTCCTATCGCATTGCCCCAGTGATCTTCATGCCCCTCGAGCTTTGGCAATCGGCGCGAGCCGCCGGCGGCGGTTACCAGGAATCGACCGCGACGGCCGTGCTGGTAAAGGGATCCGGGACAGCGCTCGTGCAGATTCCGACTGCCGTTCCCGACACGATGGTCGGCAGCAAGAAGCAAGTGAGCGACCATATCCCCGGTGAGTCCGAGCAGAACAGCACGCTGCTCCTGATTCAGATCTTCCTGGTTGTGATCGCCGCGGGAATCATTGCTGCGTTCTTCTACATCATCACCTTGCAGAAGATGCCTGAGCTTGGCGTCATGAAGGCCATCGGCACCGGAACTGGCTATTTGGCAAAGGCGCTGGTGTCGCAGGTATTCGCATTGGCGCTTGTGGGCGTGCTGTTGGGAATATCGATCTCGGACACCCTGGCGCTCGTCATTGGCGACGCGGTGCCGTACAGCGTCTCTATGGACCGAATGGCGCTATTCGGCTCGTTACTCTTGCTCGTGGCGCTCGCCAGCACATTGCTGTCGCTCTTGCGAATCGCCCGCATCGATCCCCTCGACGCTATCAACAGGACGGCCTAGCGGCCCGTCGATCCATTCATGAGGACTCGCAAATGACGAACAACGTACTCGAAATGCGCGACATTGGCATGGTGTTTGGCGAAGGGGAGTCTCTGGTCGAGGCATTGACGCACGTCGATCTCGACGTGCGCGAGGGCGAACTGGTGGCGTTGATCGGACCCTCGGGGTCAGGGAAATCGACCCTTCTGTCGATTGCCGGGGCACTGCTCACACCGACGATAGGAACCGTCCTGCTCGATGGGGTGGACATCACCACCGCGGGAGAGAAGCAACGCGCTGAGCTGCGCCTGCAGAAGATCGGGTTCATCTTTCAGGGATCGAATCTTATCTCGTATCTGACCGCCCGGGAGCAGCTGCTGTTCATCGGCCATCTGACCGACATGGACAAACATGCCTCTGCTCAACGGGCAGATCGCTTGCTCGACGAGCTCGGGATGAGCGCTCGCGCTCGCCACTATCCCGATGCGCTTTCCGGCGGGCAACGGCAACGGGTGGCAATCGGCCGCGCGTTGATGAACGACCCGCGCATCATCTTTGCCGACGAGCCGACGGCGAGTCTCGATTCTGCGCGGGGACGCCAGGTCGTCACGTTGCTTGCGTCCGAGATTCACGAACGGAACAAGGCCGGGATTCTCGTGACCCACGATGAGCGCTTGATCGATCTGTGCGATCGGGTGGTGCGCATCACTGACGGCCGCATCGAGACCGCCAGTGGCGTCGGACCAGAGCAGATCCCTGTGGGTGCCGTCTGACCATTCCGACCGGTTGGGAAGTTCGCTACATCACGGACACCAAAAAAGCCGGCGGTTCTGAAGCCGTCGGCTTTTCTGGTCTGTTGATGCGCTGAGGGACTACCCGGCGACTGGAGCGGCAAGGTGCTTGTCCACCCGCTCGACGATCGCGCGTTTCGGATACCCACCAAGGAGACGATCGACCGGCTGTCCGTCCTTGAAGAGCACAAGGGTTGGGATCGTCATGATGCCGAGCTTGGCGGCGTTCACCTGCTCCTCGTCGACGTTGATCTTGACAACCTTGACCGTGTCCTCACGCTCCTTGGCAAGATCGTTGAGGATCGGGGCGATCGAACGGCAGGGACCGCACCAGGGGGCCCAGAAGTCGACCAGCACCAATTTATCCGACTGGGTGACTTCGGCATCGAACTGGGCGTCTGTAATTTCTGTGCACTTGGACATTCGTCATCTCCGACGTGGTTACTATTTACAAGTTACTTCTGGAATACTAGCACGTCTGTGCGACTGCTGCCAGACCGGTCCGCCATTGGATTGCGGTCTCCGCTCAGCCGCGGGCCGTATTCGAGAAGCTGAGGCCGTCTCCTCTCGGGCTATACTAACCGCTCTGGCGCAACTTCGGAGATGTGAATGCGGACATCGCCTGCCCGGTACTGGCGACTCATCCCAATCGTTTGCCCGCAATTTGGAGCCGGCGCACAACCCTGTTCGAGAATGGCCCCGTAC comes from the Thermomicrobiales bacterium genome and includes:
- a CDS encoding ABC transporter permease, with the translated sequence GQSYRIAPVIFMPLELWQSARAAGGGYQESTATAVLVKGSGTALVQIPTAVPDTMVGSKKQVSDHIPGESEQNSTLLLIQIFLVVIAAGIIAAFFYIITLQKMPELGVMKAIGTGTGYLAKALVSQVFALALVGVLLGISISDTLALVIGDAVPYSVSMDRMALFGSLLLLVALASTLLSLLRIARIDPLDAINRTA
- a CDS encoding ABC transporter ATP-binding protein encodes the protein MTNNVLEMRDIGMVFGEGESLVEALTHVDLDVREGELVALIGPSGSGKSTLLSIAGALLTPTIGTVLLDGVDITTAGEKQRAELRLQKIGFIFQGSNLISYLTAREQLLFIGHLTDMDKHASAQRADRLLDELGMSARARHYPDALSGGQRQRVAIGRALMNDPRIIFADEPTASLDSARGRQVVTLLASEIHERNKAGILVTHDERLIDLCDRVVRITDGRIETASGVGPEQIPVGAV
- the trxA gene encoding thioredoxin, producing the protein MSKCTEITDAQFDAEVTQSDKLVLVDFWAPWCGPCRSIAPILNDLAKEREDTVKVVKINVDEEQVNAAKLGIMTIPTLVLFKDGQPVDRLLGGYPKRAIVERVDKHLAAPVAG